In the Marinomonas algicola genome, one interval contains:
- a CDS encoding TyrR/PhhR family helix-turn-helix DNA-binding protein: MRLEIECESRIGMAREVLELFIPYDIDVKRIEVDTDQKSMHCAFPDISFDQLQTLLAAIRRIEGVKGVKTVMFTPFEREKNALLTLLEALPDGVIAVDLQGVVTMATESAVNDLSVQYDQLINQPLNKVIKGARFNFSEMSRVTRVQSKRVRVNGQNILMEMLPTFVADEKGDSIPTGVVINVKSAARVDEQAASIPRSPNSSIALPLSDYLTRNISVSESMLLCFKQAEAIVGLDMPVLVYGEMGVGKEELVKAMYQQWCSTHYNLDCELLWLTGENINLSDIERLSSGEGWCVIPSLEAIAEPFQKELIQLLKSQSRSNFGMRIVTLSNLSLEALREVSTLNKELFYLLSALTLRVPSLVDRKNDIEGLAELYLQDVADKLKRKKPKLSKGALIKMKLYSWPGNLHEFRNVCLQAVVLNQTDVIRVDDLRLEQNEDKLNAIELIDDSLDKTMKHLEAKLLKNLYPNFPSSRLLAKKVGLSHSAVANKLRDYGIGKGLT; the protein is encoded by the coding sequence ATGCGTTTAGAAATAGAGTGTGAAAGTCGAATAGGTATGGCTCGAGAGGTCTTGGAGCTATTTATTCCATATGACATTGATGTTAAAAGAATTGAAGTAGATACAGATCAAAAAAGCATGCATTGTGCTTTTCCTGATATATCATTTGATCAGTTACAAACGCTATTAGCGGCTATACGACGCATAGAAGGAGTGAAAGGCGTTAAGACAGTCATGTTTACTCCTTTTGAACGAGAAAAAAATGCGTTGCTTACCTTGTTAGAGGCGCTTCCCGATGGGGTAATCGCGGTTGATTTACAGGGGGTTGTTACTATGGCGACTGAATCCGCTGTGAATGACTTATCGGTTCAATATGATCAGTTAATTAATCAACCTCTAAATAAAGTCATTAAAGGCGCTCGTTTTAATTTTTCTGAAATGAGCCGTGTTACACGAGTACAAAGCAAGCGAGTTCGGGTGAATGGCCAGAATATACTTATGGAAATGTTGCCCACTTTTGTGGCAGACGAGAAGGGAGACTCTATACCAACAGGGGTGGTTATTAATGTTAAGTCGGCGGCTCGTGTAGATGAGCAAGCAGCCAGTATACCTAGGTCCCCTAATTCTAGTATTGCATTGCCTTTATCTGACTATCTCACACGAAATATTTCAGTGAGTGAATCCATGTTGTTGTGTTTCAAGCAAGCGGAGGCCATTGTAGGGTTGGATATGCCCGTTTTAGTTTATGGAGAGATGGGCGTTGGTAAAGAAGAGTTGGTTAAAGCTATGTATCAGCAATGGTGTTCAACACATTATAATCTTGATTGTGAACTACTTTGGTTGACAGGTGAAAACATTAATCTAAGTGATATTGAAAGACTTTCTTCTGGGGAGGGATGGTGTGTTATCCCATCCTTGGAAGCCATTGCAGAGCCTTTTCAAAAAGAACTGATTCAGTTATTGAAGTCTCAATCTCGTTCTAATTTTGGTATGAGAATCGTTACTCTCTCCAATCTCTCTTTAGAGGCGTTACGTGAGGTTTCTACTTTAAATAAAGAGCTGTTTTATTTACTGTCAGCCTTAACTTTAAGAGTCCCCTCTTTAGTCGACAGAAAAAATGATATTGAGGGCCTTGCCGAGTTGTATTTGCAAGATGTTGCCGACAAGTTAAAACGAAAAAAACCTAAGTTAAGTAAAGGCGCTCTGATCAAAATGAAGCTTTATTCTTGGCCTGGTAATTTGCACGAATTTAGGAATGTATGCCTACAAGCTGTTGTATTGAATCAAACAGACGTTATTAGAGTAGATGATCTTAGACTTGAACAGAATGAGGATAAGTTAAACGCTATCGAATTAATAGACGATTCACTGGATAAGACGATGAAACATTTGGAAGCTAAATTGCTGAAGAATTTGTATCCAAATTTTCCTAGCAGTCGCTTGTTGGCAAAGAAAGTAGGATTGAGCCACAGTGCCGTAGCAAACAAATTAAGAGATTACGGTATAGGTAAAGGCCTAACATAA
- a CDS encoding DUF3549 family protein produces the protein MKPIESLSDLFESVQCKATYFDLGRHIQKLTPQEVIQFDRMQAAYPYPFRQHASLAIVLQPSFDESPQNNMSIWFIRLPIDEKGSINLGTRDHFIKSIVDKILHNNSTTDLSNALTDNPYAFQPDTERMANFHAVLAKRMQQEPSHYFTQLIDYLSGKISRTDNNWESIGLQGIADLAVRANEDNYRDYIKKALKLAPIELASALAKSLEHQQLDEEYLHFIVTEFQESTNIDFKASLIRAASRSAGHQKLSQILQLSLISAEKKATDGQLQLVVALVAKCPHWLAKDPELLHHCMENLAQRDDGFHAFSKVATELTHTPEVKDPLWHLFKNKGVSIRLAQGVANLFRKTNNNRLQ, from the coding sequence ATGAAACCCATCGAATCTTTATCTGATTTATTTGAATCAGTACAATGCAAAGCAACTTATTTTGATTTAGGAAGACACATTCAAAAATTGACTCCCCAAGAGGTAATTCAATTCGATAGAATGCAAGCAGCATACCCCTACCCTTTTAGACAGCATGCGTCACTGGCAATTGTCCTACAACCCTCGTTCGATGAATCTCCACAAAACAACATGAGTATATGGTTTATTCGTTTACCCATAGACGAAAAAGGCAGCATTAATTTAGGAACTCGCGACCATTTCATCAAATCCATAGTCGACAAAATTTTACATAACAACAGCACAACAGATTTATCCAACGCGTTAACAGATAACCCATATGCCTTTCAGCCTGATACTGAGCGCATGGCAAACTTCCATGCCGTGCTAGCAAAAAGAATGCAACAAGAGCCATCCCATTATTTCACTCAGTTAATCGATTACCTTTCCGGTAAAATAAGTAGAACAGACAATAATTGGGAATCCATTGGTCTTCAAGGAATTGCTGACCTTGCTGTCCGAGCTAATGAAGATAACTACAGAGATTACATTAAAAAGGCCTTAAAACTGGCCCCCATCGAACTCGCTTCCGCGTTAGCAAAATCTCTAGAGCACCAACAACTTGATGAAGAGTACTTACACTTCATAGTTACAGAGTTTCAAGAGTCCACGAACATTGATTTCAAAGCATCTTTAATACGTGCCGCTTCGCGTTCAGCTGGCCACCAGAAATTGAGCCAAATATTGCAACTGTCTCTGATTAGTGCTGAAAAAAAAGCCACGGATGGGCAATTACAATTAGTCGTTGCTTTAGTCGCAAAGTGCCCTCATTGGCTTGCTAAAGACCCCGAATTATTGCATCACTGTATGGAGAACCTAGCACAACGTGATGATGGCTTTCATGCCTTTTCAAAAGTGGCCACAGAACTCACGCACACACCAGAAGTTAAAGATCCCCTATGGCATCTATTTAAAAATAAAGGCGTGAGTATCCGTTTAGCTCAAGGTGTGGCCAACCTATTCCGCAAAACGAACAATAACAGGCTACAGTAG
- the purU gene encoding formyltetrahydrofolate deformylase, whose amino-acid sequence MKKSIRLVISCPDKVGIVAAVSQFLTERNGSILEASHHTDLDQRRFFMRHEIDAETLNINVSQFREQFTDIAAEYGMDWSVSDSSEKPKVILLATKESHCLNDIMHRWHTGELDCDIVGVIANHEDLRSMVEWYKIPYYCVVVPKEDKMPAFKEMEQYIDESAAETIVLARYMQIFPEYLCEKYKHRVINIHHSFLPSFVGAKPYHQAAVRGVKLIGATCHYVTAELDAGPIIEQDVIRVRHSHAAEDMVRLGKDIEKLVLSRGLRLHLEGRVLVHGNKTVIFDA is encoded by the coding sequence ATGAAAAAAAGCATTCGTCTTGTTATCAGTTGTCCTGATAAAGTGGGAATCGTTGCCGCAGTGAGTCAGTTCCTAACAGAAAGAAATGGCTCAATCTTAGAGGCGAGTCATCATACCGATTTGGATCAAAGGCGTTTCTTTATGCGTCATGAAATTGATGCAGAGACGCTTAATATTAATGTATCGCAGTTTCGCGAGCAATTTACCGACATTGCCGCAGAATATGGAATGGACTGGAGTGTTTCTGATAGCTCAGAAAAACCAAAAGTTATTCTTCTAGCGACCAAAGAGTCTCATTGCTTAAATGACATCATGCATCGTTGGCATACGGGTGAATTGGACTGCGATATTGTGGGCGTTATTGCCAATCATGAAGACCTAAGGTCAATGGTCGAGTGGTATAAGATTCCATATTACTGCGTTGTGGTACCAAAAGAAGATAAGATGCCAGCTTTTAAGGAAATGGAACAATATATAGATGAATCAGCTGCTGAAACGATTGTTTTGGCGCGATACATGCAAATTTTCCCCGAGTACTTATGTGAAAAATATAAGCATAGAGTGATTAATATTCACCATAGTTTTCTGCCTTCTTTTGTTGGCGCGAAACCTTACCATCAAGCGGCCGTTCGCGGTGTTAAGCTTATAGGTGCAACTTGTCATTATGTGACTGCAGAGTTGGATGCTGGGCCGATTATTGAGCAAGATGTGATTCGCGTGCGCCACAGTCATGCTGCGGAGGATATGGTGCGTTTGGGTAAGGATATAGAGAAATTGGTATTATCACGAGGCTTACGTTTGCATCTAGAAGGCCGAGTATTGGTGCATGGAAATAAAACCGTTATTTTTGACGCATAA
- a CDS encoding DUF1853 family protein — MNNAIYKHQAVNDLAWLFEAPMIVADLDLKPYWLKELPHKLSQLDESPEPLLDALKRCKSHFLGAYFEVLFSFGIRHFSTLEIVLEHQQLINPDGSTLGEVDMLVTSPEGTVFQFEIALKYFLEVNKGVDTDWIGPNKTDSLSKKTHKARTKQLTVLDSAPGKALLKKNEIEETVEPVLLIFGYLFYCGRPINKAVRPQLEESEHVKWMYFNQFDVDEWGEYCFCELIKPKWITHKKMQSGEIVSYQEVHQSLTHTFVRDTRPKMYLAWKKCVNEVDLRFNNLMQDHTMQQPVRIFIVPNEW, encoded by the coding sequence ATGAATAATGCCATCTACAAACATCAAGCTGTTAATGATTTAGCTTGGCTATTTGAAGCGCCAATGATTGTAGCTGATCTAGATTTAAAGCCGTATTGGCTAAAAGAATTACCCCATAAGCTTAGCCAACTGGATGAATCACCAGAACCTTTACTCGACGCCTTAAAACGCTGTAAATCGCACTTTTTAGGAGCGTATTTTGAGGTACTATTCTCTTTTGGGATTCGCCACTTTTCCACTTTAGAGATTGTTCTTGAGCATCAACAGCTGATTAACCCTGATGGTTCAACATTAGGAGAAGTTGATATGCTAGTGACATCTCCAGAAGGGACGGTCTTCCAATTTGAAATAGCGTTAAAGTACTTTCTTGAAGTAAATAAAGGCGTTGATACAGATTGGATTGGACCAAATAAGACAGACAGTTTAAGTAAAAAAACACATAAAGCCAGGACCAAACAACTTACCGTGTTAGACTCGGCTCCAGGAAAAGCGCTGCTTAAAAAAAATGAGATAGAAGAGACGGTTGAACCTGTTCTGCTGATATTTGGTTATTTATTTTATTGTGGTCGACCTATAAATAAAGCTGTAAGACCTCAGTTAGAGGAAAGCGAACACGTTAAATGGATGTATTTTAATCAGTTTGATGTAGACGAATGGGGAGAATATTGTTTTTGCGAGCTAATTAAACCAAAGTGGATTACTCACAAAAAAATGCAATCAGGGGAAATTGTATCCTATCAAGAGGTTCATCAGTCTTTAACGCATACTTTTGTAAGAGACACTCGTCCCAAAATGTATTTAGCTTGGAAAAAATGTGTAAATGAGGTTGATTTACGGTTCAATAATCTAATGCAAGATCATACAATGCAGCAGCCAGTGCGCATTTTTATTGTCCCCAATGAATGGTAG
- a CDS encoding formyltetrahydrofolate deformylase, with amino-acid sequence MKLKLTPTQNLCIGFLESGFKVVQIGDHFYFMKGDRKQKVLSKTLDALVSRGALEHKNDGDYELSAEFLEYRKQMRSPVKSPRTRH; translated from the coding sequence ATGAAACTTAAATTAACACCCACTCAAAATCTTTGTATAGGCTTTTTAGAGTCTGGCTTTAAGGTTGTGCAAATTGGCGATCATTTTTATTTTATGAAAGGTGATCGTAAGCAAAAAGTGCTCTCCAAGACCTTAGATGCATTAGTAAGTCGCGGTGCTTTGGAGCATAAGAACGATGGTGATTATGAACTTAGTGCTGAGTTTTTAGAGTACCGGAAGCAAATGCGCTCCCCAGTCAAAAGCCCTAGAACGCGTCATTAA
- a CDS encoding putative RNA methyltransferase, translating into MPTSNTLLCPLDKQPLTLESRSLKCASGHGFDLAKSGYVNLLPVQNKRSKDPGDSKEMVASRKSFLELGHYQPIADCIVSYVLDRFSPAKSLRLFDAGCGEGYYLNYLESACIEKNYDTDLIGLDISKWAIMAASKSNKSIQWVVGSNADIPLGNGSLEVVTCLFGFPMFTEFSRVLSQNGILLLVDAGAEHLIELRKILYSNIHDYEDGLATGINGFSLIDEQNLKFTFGLQSPQEIQNLLSMTPHIHKAPYSGKEALKKIEKLDLTADVKLRWYVKNTVISESD; encoded by the coding sequence GTGCCCACGTCAAATACTCTCTTATGTCCTCTTGATAAACAGCCTTTAACGTTAGAAAGTAGAAGCTTAAAATGTGCCTCCGGTCACGGTTTTGATTTGGCTAAGTCGGGTTATGTGAATTTGTTACCCGTTCAAAATAAACGTTCTAAAGATCCTGGTGATAGCAAGGAGATGGTTGCCTCTAGAAAATCCTTTTTAGAGTTAGGGCACTATCAACCCATTGCCGATTGCATTGTATCCTATGTTCTAGATCGATTTTCACCGGCTAAGTCTCTGCGTTTATTTGATGCAGGTTGTGGTGAGGGATATTATCTTAACTATCTTGAGTCGGCCTGTATTGAAAAGAACTATGATACCGATCTAATCGGATTAGATATTTCAAAATGGGCTATAATGGCCGCGAGTAAGTCGAACAAATCCATACAATGGGTCGTTGGGAGTAATGCGGATATCCCTTTGGGGAATGGCTCCCTTGAAGTCGTCACTTGTTTGTTTGGCTTCCCCATGTTTACTGAGTTTTCTCGTGTTTTAAGTCAAAACGGCATCTTGCTTTTAGTGGATGCCGGGGCAGAGCATTTGATCGAGCTTAGAAAGATTTTATATTCAAATATCCATGATTACGAAGATGGTTTAGCGACTGGCATTAATGGCTTTTCTTTGATCGATGAGCAAAATTTGAAATTTACCTTTGGATTACAGTCGCCGCAAGAAATACAGAACCTATTGTCGATGACTCCTCATATTCACAAGGCACCTTATTCTGGAAAAGAAGCCTTAAAAAAGATTGAAAAATTAGACCTTACAGCCGATGTTAAATTGCGTTGGTATGTTAAAAATACAGTTATTTCTGAGAGTGATTGA
- a CDS encoding YqcC family protein: protein MYHKLADLLLELEVVLRKANMWEMDIPSQEDLLSNEPFCVDTLNFLQWLRFVLIPNFKIMIENAIALPTQCNILPMAEEYFAGGVWRENESIEVCETIKSIDALLFSTGSK from the coding sequence ATGTACCATAAGCTTGCGGATTTATTGTTAGAGCTAGAAGTGGTGTTGCGAAAGGCTAATATGTGGGAAATGGACATTCCTTCTCAAGAGGACTTATTAAGTAATGAGCCTTTTTGTGTGGATACACTTAATTTTTTACAATGGCTAAGGTTTGTATTGATACCAAATTTTAAAATCATGATTGAGAACGCGATAGCGCTACCCACCCAATGTAATATTCTACCAATGGCTGAAGAGTATTTTGCTGGTGGTGTTTGGCGAGAAAATGAGTCAATTGAAGTATGTGAAACAATTAAATCTATAGATGCATTATTGTTTTCGACAGGATCGAAATGA
- a CDS encoding LysR family transcriptional regulator, which produces MQLDKVDLNLLRYLDSLLREQNVTHAANQLGITQPAMSNGLRRLRDLFHDPLLVRTSDGMMPTALATQLQPRVQLILQSVDEVLHLGQSFDAESSTRVFRIMASDYAEATLIPPLMERLQTGAPNAILDVMNPSDVNFHDVEKGKVDLVINRFDALPQSFHQKLVWVDRFSCLVPKNSPYAENFTLEAYLEAQHVWVSKTGFGVGVGIQPAEVQKLGWVDSTLANLGHKRNIRLFTRNYNVAMRTSQQLGLIVTLPSLATRLMERTDEVVLLEPPFEIPPVELKMLWSPLLQHDPGHMWLRSTISECANVIAESNKL; this is translated from the coding sequence ATGCAACTTGATAAGGTTGATCTTAATTTATTACGTTACTTAGATTCATTGTTACGCGAACAAAATGTTACTCATGCAGCGAATCAACTTGGTATTACGCAGCCGGCAATGAGTAATGGCTTAAGACGCTTGAGGGACTTATTCCATGACCCATTGTTGGTCAGAACCAGCGACGGCATGATGCCAACCGCATTAGCCACTCAATTACAACCACGAGTTCAATTAATACTTCAGTCGGTTGATGAGGTTCTGCACCTTGGCCAAAGCTTTGACGCCGAATCAAGTACGCGCGTCTTCCGAATTATGGCGAGTGACTACGCTGAAGCCACTTTAATACCACCCTTAATGGAGCGGTTGCAAACTGGAGCACCCAATGCGATTCTAGATGTAATGAACCCAAGTGATGTCAATTTTCATGATGTTGAGAAAGGCAAAGTAGATTTAGTTATCAATCGTTTTGACGCACTTCCTCAGTCCTTTCACCAAAAATTGGTGTGGGTAGATCGATTTTCATGCCTGGTTCCAAAAAATAGTCCTTATGCCGAAAACTTTACCCTTGAAGCGTATTTAGAAGCACAGCATGTATGGGTTAGCAAAACGGGTTTTGGCGTGGGCGTTGGCATTCAGCCAGCAGAAGTACAAAAACTGGGTTGGGTGGATAGCACGCTTGCTAATTTGGGTCATAAACGCAACATTCGTCTCTTCACACGCAACTATAATGTGGCCATGAGAACCTCTCAACAGCTCGGACTTATCGTCACGTTACCGTCACTGGCAACACGGCTAATGGAAAGAACAGACGAGGTAGTGCTTCTAGAGCCCCCTTTTGAAATACCACCTGTAGAACTCAAAATGCTTTGGAGCCCATTATTACAACATGATCCAGGCCATATGTGGTTAAGGTCAACCATTTCTGAATGCGCTAACGTCATTGCCGAATCCAACAAGCTCTAA
- the can gene encoding carbonate dehydratase, giving the protein MTKLVQLFNNNRKWAAKVNAADPAFFPTLSKQQQPEYLWIGCADSRVPANEIVDLLPGEIFVHRNIANVVVHSDLNCLSVIQFAVDVLKVKHIMVVGHYGCGGIKAALESDSHGLIDNWLGHVKDVYRFHKEKMDAINDPKERFDTLCELNVIEQVANVCQTSILRNAWDNGQDIQVHGWVYSIENGIIRDLDVTVTGHSDSTNL; this is encoded by the coding sequence ATGACCAAATTAGTTCAACTATTTAATAATAATCGCAAATGGGCTGCTAAGGTAAATGCGGCGGACCCTGCTTTTTTCCCTACCCTATCAAAGCAGCAGCAGCCGGAATATTTATGGATTGGCTGCGCGGATAGTCGTGTACCTGCAAATGAAATTGTAGACCTTTTACCCGGTGAAATATTTGTTCATCGTAATATTGCAAATGTGGTTGTGCACTCTGACTTAAATTGTTTGTCCGTTATTCAATTTGCTGTTGATGTGTTAAAGGTAAAACATATTATGGTTGTTGGTCACTATGGTTGTGGCGGTATTAAAGCCGCGCTTGAGTCTGATTCACATGGTCTTATTGACAACTGGTTGGGTCATGTCAAGGATGTTTATCGCTTTCATAAAGAGAAAATGGACGCAATTAATGACCCGAAAGAGCGCTTTGATACTCTATGTGAATTGAATGTTATTGAACAAGTTGCCAATGTTTGTCAAACAAGTATCCTACGCAATGCTTGGGATAACGGGCAAGATATTCAAGTGCATGGATGGGTTTATAGTATTGAAAATGGCATTATTCGTGATTTAGACGTTACAGTAACTGGTCACAGTGATTCAACAAACCTTTGA
- a CDS encoding AGE family epimerase/isomerase, which yields MEKTNDYASIDFLTKHIQHTMAFYHPRCIDKEGGFFHYFKDDGQIYDTETRHLVSSTRFIFNYAMAYQATNEPEYLAAVHHGLNYLRERHLNENGGYVWLLKGRENLDQTNHCYGFAFVLLAYSVAFQAGATQARHWIDETFDLMEKHFWSEQDGLYKDEISSDWYQVSPYRGQNANMHSCEALIMAFDATGNEKFLTRAQQVAKNICQRQARLAEGQIWEHYNENWQIDWEYNKNDPKNLFRPWGFQPGHQTEWCKLLMMLNARQASDWMVNTAKYLFDTAWKFAWDHENGGLCYGYDTNGAICDGDKYFWVQAESFAAAAWLANTTNDPSYWDKYNALWEYSWNHMIDHKYGAWFRILTQDNQTIDNCKSPAGKTDYHTMGACYEVIKQIGSNLE from the coding sequence GTGGAAAAGACAAATGATTATGCTTCTATCGATTTTCTTACTAAACATATTCAGCACACCATGGCATTTTACCACCCAAGATGTATTGATAAAGAAGGAGGCTTTTTTCACTATTTCAAAGACGACGGACAAATTTATGACACCGAAACACGCCATTTAGTCAGTAGCACTCGTTTTATTTTTAATTATGCAATGGCCTATCAGGCAACCAATGAACCAGAATATTTAGCCGCCGTACATCATGGACTGAACTATTTAAGGGAACGTCATTTGAACGAAAATGGAGGCTATGTTTGGTTACTGAAGGGCCGTGAAAACCTAGACCAAACAAATCACTGCTATGGATTTGCCTTTGTTTTACTTGCTTATTCCGTAGCTTTTCAAGCAGGGGCAACGCAAGCTAGACATTGGATCGATGAAACATTCGATCTCATGGAAAAACATTTTTGGTCAGAGCAGGATGGCCTATACAAAGATGAAATTTCTTCAGATTGGTATCAGGTATCCCCTTATAGAGGACAGAACGCAAACATGCATTCATGCGAAGCATTGATCATGGCGTTTGATGCAACCGGAAATGAGAAGTTTCTTACCAGAGCCCAGCAAGTAGCCAAAAACATTTGCCAACGACAAGCTCGCCTTGCTGAAGGCCAAATCTGGGAGCATTACAACGAAAACTGGCAGATAGACTGGGAATATAATAAAAATGACCCTAAAAATTTATTCCGGCCGTGGGGTTTTCAGCCAGGCCATCAAACCGAGTGGTGTAAACTTCTCATGATGCTAAACGCAAGACAAGCGTCAGATTGGATGGTTAATACGGCGAAGTATTTATTCGATACGGCATGGAAATTTGCGTGGGATCATGAAAATGGCGGACTGTGTTACGGCTATGACACAAACGGCGCTATCTGTGACGGAGATAAGTATTTTTGGGTGCAGGCTGAATCATTTGCCGCCGCCGCATGGCTTGCAAACACAACAAATGATCCGTCTTATTGGGACAAATATAACGCTCTTTGGGAATACAGCTGGAACCACATGATTGATCATAAATACGGTGCTTGGTTTCGAATTCTAACTCAAGATAATCAAACTATTGATAATTGTAAAAGTCCTGCCGGGAAAACCGATTACCATACAATGGGTGCCTGCTACGAAGTCATCAAGCAAATTGGTAGCAATCTTGAATAA
- a CDS encoding ROK family transcriptional regulator, with product MKVAKLGRVPKRKKIVGLGSTSEQGRRYNERVILHVVRKHPNISRIQIALETGLSAQTISVITSSLLAKGMLQVTGKVKGNRGQPSIMLTICPDGAYGLGINVDRDHISAALLDFSGRCILLKEHSIHFPSQDDAQAIALNLIAEVKAILGEKWGRVRGVGLAKPDFMSLWLDSLASEIPNQDPLTSLRESLRYWETDEFSTWLEVQTNLPCVTENDANAAALNELLLSKASKRSHFFYIFIGSACGGGAVIEGECFLGANARAGNFGLIPTTTGRLGKQILEALSLSSLSRFLSAQGRPFPTTEKDWAEDTIQGLVDQWVDLVCSEILPGIFSVIALFDPQSIVFGGRLPLSVQTKLLSVLIKVLHTHCPLGMNIPNLEIAETAETSGMVGAAILPLYDTFSPHRSLLLV from the coding sequence ATGAAGGTGGCAAAATTGGGCCGTGTGCCAAAGCGTAAGAAAATAGTTGGATTGGGGAGTACTTCTGAGCAAGGTCGCCGTTATAACGAGCGTGTAATTCTACATGTTGTCAGAAAACACCCAAATATATCCCGTATTCAAATTGCTCTTGAAACAGGCCTAAGCGCACAAACCATTTCTGTTATTACTTCTTCGTTATTGGCAAAAGGAATGTTGCAAGTCACAGGAAAAGTAAAAGGTAACCGTGGTCAGCCATCTATCATGTTAACCATTTGCCCTGACGGGGCTTATGGACTGGGCATTAACGTAGATCGAGATCATATAAGCGCTGCATTGTTGGATTTTAGTGGTCGATGCATTCTATTAAAAGAGCATTCTATTCATTTTCCTTCACAAGATGACGCTCAAGCTATTGCGTTGAACTTGATTGCTGAAGTAAAAGCTATTCTGGGAGAAAAATGGGGCCGGGTTCGAGGTGTTGGTCTCGCCAAGCCTGACTTTATGTCTTTATGGCTGGATTCATTAGCTTCTGAAATACCTAATCAAGATCCGCTTACTTCTTTGCGAGAGTCTCTACGTTATTGGGAAACGGACGAGTTTTCGACCTGGCTAGAGGTGCAGACTAATTTACCATGTGTTACTGAGAACGATGCAAATGCCGCGGCTTTAAATGAGCTCTTATTATCAAAGGCGTCAAAGAGAAGTCACTTTTTTTACATTTTTATCGGTTCAGCTTGTGGAGGCGGCGCCGTCATAGAGGGTGAGTGTTTTCTTGGTGCTAACGCAAGAGCTGGAAATTTTGGTTTGATTCCAACAACAACAGGGCGGTTAGGAAAACAAATTTTAGAGGCGCTTTCTTTATCGTCACTGAGTCGTTTTTTATCTGCTCAAGGACGGCCATTTCCAACAACTGAAAAGGACTGGGCAGAAGACACTATTCAAGGTTTAGTTGATCAATGGGTTGATTTGGTGTGTTCTGAAATCTTACCCGGTATCTTCTCCGTGATTGCACTGTTTGACCCTCAAAGTATTGTTTTTGGCGGGCGTTTGCCTCTTTCTGTGCAAACAAAGCTGCTGTCTGTTTTAATAAAGGTATTGCATACTCATTGCCCATTAGGGATGAACATTCCCAATTTGGAAATTGCTGAAACAGCAGAGACATCTGGTATGGTCGGCGCAGCAATTCTGCCTTTATATGACACTTTTTCTCCCCATCGATCACTTTTGCTTGTTTAA